In Trichoplusia ni isolate ovarian cell line Hi5 chromosome 17, tn1, whole genome shotgun sequence, the DNA window AACGCGCACAGCTCCGTGGCTCTGGCACACTCTATTTCCATATCATTAAGCTCCGCAAGCGAGTGTCGAACCAACTTATTAATATCGTATAGCGGTCAAAAGTTAATCGGCTTTAAGTCGCTCGTATCGCCCACGAAGATTCATCACAATCGTCATTATTCACACACAAATtatgtaatttcaataaatgGAGCTTATTGAATAGTGATGAGCGTCGGTAGGCCGAGACGGGACCCCTGCCGAGAAACCCCACTATACCACACTGCAGCAATCATAACTTACCGACTCTTATCCCATCCAACAGCACAACACTATCCAATGCTCATCTTGTACTAGCTAACactaaaaattcaattcaaaacaaGCAATGTAAACTGTCCAATTCTTTGAACTATAGAAGGAATAGTTGTAGTGGTAGATAACTTTCCAATAAGCACTTAGATCCTCATtgtctaaaataaatgtattttgtttggaTAAATCGTGCGAGAGGAGCGGAGGTCGCGACGAGTGTTAATGAATCTGAACTTTATATGTGAGTACAGAGTACAATAACGTTAATATAAATACTACTCGTAAATGGTATCTGTGTGTCACGCAGAACAAGCCAGTGACTCATAGATTAAGTTTCCCTGAACAAAACTCatgtagaaatgttttatttgttgttttcaaaatacatatttacggatataatgaaaagtaaaaaactcAGAGAACCAGTccgattttttaaacaattactcTATTTTCATAAACTTGCTACAGAAAACActtcaaattgtaatttaaagacTCAACGTTGCTTGTATAAACTACCTATAGGTACACCTGTACAAGCAGTATCTATCTGTACGCATCTGAGTTCAAAACTAATTGTAAAGGGAACATACACAGGTAATTTATCATAGCTGTTTAAGAAAGCAGCACAATAAAGCGTTAAGTGCTAAGCGACTCCCCACACGTCTGTAATTGATTTATAGGCAAATATTAAATCTGTTCTCACTAAGTTCCCACATGACTAATGACTCTACCCAACACCgtttaaggttttgtttttctcCCATTAATTCATCTCATATGCGCACTTGTCAGCCATTGATTGACGCACTATTCTGTGCACAATAGTACGAGTAAACTTATAACAGCTACAACCATTGATGTAAGCatgaatacaattattaaacCGCGGCAAAAGAATttcaatgataattaaaaagagAATGTAAAAAGCCCGTATAAAAGTTTACACAGCACACCAACAAagaatgcaatttaaaactcagtataattaatttagacGCGCGCATATCAATCACATGTGTATGGTGAATATAAAATGTCAACAAAACGTCGGAGCGCAAGAGCATCACACttatcaaaacaatacaaaacgcGGGATGTAGTCGATAATGATCGCGGCCACGACAACCCTCTAACTCCATTTTTTATGGGTTGACATCGCGCTAATAATACTCATGAGAAAAATGCGCGCCGGACCCCCGTCATcttccttttgtttttaatttctaccTCAGTGGCACCGATTTAATTGGGCTCAACTCGAGCGAGCGCACCTTCGTATTTCACCTCGGCTCgcttcatttgaatatttaaagcatttCGGGTCCCCGccgtattattttctttatttacacaatatttatatatttatttcagtgcCGGCGTCATTTATTCGGTGACGTGACTTACCGATGTCGCGTCCTTCCCAGTATCGACATAGTTAACGCGGTGAATTCTCTCGCGTTCCATTTAAAAGTTTGGAGTTGTTTCTTTGGTTTGTCTTTTTGTCCGGCTGCGTCGCTGCCGCGTGTGGCGAGCGCTGCTCTTCGTTGTTTTCTCGCCAGCCCTTATCTTCGACAAGATTGCTcgtttttaaatgaagttaTATCGTCCCGATTGAACACCGGACCACGAAGGCGAGGcgaatttttaattagtttccgAAGATAGAGAATTTTAAGGAGGAATGCGGGAGCCGTGTTGGCAGTGCGCGCGGATATCTTAATTGAGACGAACGCACCGTTTCGAACACCGAGTGGTGATTTGTTAAATACTTCGagattaattatgaattaaagaCTTAAATCGACGTCCGTGCAGCGGTGTACGCTAACTCAATGTCCCGGTATTCGCTAATGAAGAGAATTAATGAACGCCATTTTTCGTAGTGCCATATTGAAGGATCGCGTGTAGCCGCGCAGACCCCTCACGTCAGTGCTATGCGATTATTTCATTAGCGATGATACTTCAAGCAAAAGGAATACGACTCGCATTAACTCTACTTGTTCGTAAATGACCAATTGACAgggtaattaataaatgtatttaaaataattaaattgaaatgttcaattaaataaatgttaaaatattactgTGAAGGAACAAGAGCCACAACATTAAAGCCGATGTTATCAGGTTCCCGGGCGATAAATTCACGGCAGACTTTTGCCGCGTCTTCTAGGAGACGTTCAGGAGTAGTGGGGCCATGGTTTATGGGGAATGACTTGCGTCCGTCCAGTTCGAACAGGTGGCCGTCCTTGTGGATGAAAGTAACAAAATGATTGTTCACAACTTCATCGGCTTCAGCTCCCGCTTCGTTCCCCGAGCGTACTATCTCCCTGTAAGCGTCTAAAATAGCAGTAGAGTTCTCTAAAAGTGCCCCTTTAGCTGTTGCGTCAAGTCCCTTGGCTTCCTTCAGATAGTTCTTCAATAGTCCGTCCTTAAGTTCGATATTGTGAGTGTTGTTAGCGACGCTGTGCACCAACGCGATGGTCCCACACACATTACTTAGAACTTGCTTCAGATGGAACACGTCTTTGGGAGCTTGAGACCCTTTGCTCAACAGGTCACTCTCTTGGTCCCGGCGATGTTTCTCGTAGGCATCGGAGAGCGGGAAGAGAAGGACAATAGCTAGAACAGGTCGCGGAACCCAGTTGAGAGCATCCTCTTCCAAACCTATCACGTCAACCATCCGCCATTTGTCTGACACGCCCAACTTCTGCAAATACTTATTCATGGTCTCCGGATTGGATTCCATAGGTAATGCGACGGCCATGGTTGAATTATTAGCTTAAATTATCAAGTGAACAAGCttagttaattaaaacagtacCTACGATTATTCGTAGACGTATGACACTTTCTTAGTGGGAACGTCAAGATTTTTGCTGTTTATGATGACAGTTGCTTTATGAGTGTTTTCTGAAAAGAGTTTGATTTGTAAATGACATATGAAGGTTCTATATGATTCATGCCTCTCTTTGTAGTGTAAATGAAAAAACTACTTCTAGTTAATGAATAGGATACTTAACAGCATTTATGCCAATACATgtcaaaaaactacaaaataatattttacagtatttaAATCAGTAGGTACTACAGCTACGTCATCTAAGACTTTGTGATACATAGGTTGAGTAGTCTGTGGTGATACAACTATCGAACATAACTTACAGATATTATTGGCATgtgttatcattattaattgGTACAAAAAAGCAGGTGTCCTTATTACTTAGTTAATTCACTACGCCGGCGGTGtgtacataatttttaatacatttcagAAAATTATGTTCCATTAAATGGACAATTCACATGACCATTTCGTATTCTGTTACGTTTTTGTGATATCGCGTGATGTTTAAatgtctgtttttgttttttaatgcaaattaacaatatttgcGTGGTCgggacaaaaaataatgttgagcTTTCCTCAAGCGTCATACTtagtagtttagtttttattaaaaacctgaCAACACGTCGGAAAGtgaaaagttataaaaagttgtattattttatatgaagttACATCATTAATGAAATGTTCagtaattattaagttttattgtgGAAATGAGCTGTCTATGTCTCTGTAAGAATgataggtaatttttttttttaataaataataataatcgttGGTAATCCGTGttagcttaaataaaataaatgaaatgaaaatgaaatacatgCGGacgacatcacatacattgttctgaacccaaagtaagttgctaaagcacttgtgttatggaattcagatataacgaaggtaccacaaacacccagacccgggaaaatgtagaaatgagaatttttacattgacccgatcggggatcgaacccgggacctcagagctagcgacaccttgaaaccggtgcgtacgccactcgaccacggaggtcgtcgaattattatttactagcaatattttcttttgagaGCATTTTTTACGTTCGTACAAAGTTATTAAACtttgttcatttaattaaatgacttTCAGAACCATTCAAACACGTACtccaatattatgtttttaagaacaaaacatacaaccgacttcaagtcaaaacttcttaaaaaatcgTCTCACGAACAAAGACAAGAACTAAGAACTATGGGATGactataatataacttatttgtaattttgataaTGTCATTGTAGTTACCGTAAACACAAATAATGTCCTAAATTGCCCTGTTCAAATCTAAGCTGTTAAAAAGCCTAGCTCTACCCACATAAAACTATATCGTAATCAGTAAAAAGAATTTTAGTACTTCAAAGACAATGCACTCATTTCGCAAGTGCTGTACAATAACGCATACATTACATCAACACATACACATACGCATACATTACATCAACGCATTGTGCCTCTACCTCAGTATTTGCAATATAATGTCGTAAGATGGTCTCATCAACTCTTCCCTCTTATTAATGTGTCAAATATTGTCAAATATGCTCGCGGGTCCATTAAGGGCACGAGTGGGCGGCGTTATTGAGAACTTATAGGGTAGGATACACATGGTATTTGTAGCGACGATGTGTCTTAAGACTGGAGTAATAAACGTTATGGATAAAGGCAGAATTACGTCAagtggcatttttttttcgtagacCTTAGTGGTAACATTCAAATATATGggaattatatttagttttcattAATCAAATGACTTAGAGCATTTTTTTCTACAACATTCGAACGCTTCAAATCAATAATGATCCCATGAGAACATGAAATCGGGACATAAACTATCTAAATAATGTaacgtaaataatgttttccgTTAAAAAAACGCTTGCCCGTTACCACTTGCTCGTTAAATacggacaaaattaaatattaaccaCCTAACTATCGCCGCGGTAGGTCCAATAATATAACAATTCGCTTGCCGTCTTGATGTCGATAAATAAGTACTAGACAGTTGGCACTTCATATGAATCCATTTCGGATTGAGCCAAATCGATCGATTTAATTCTAAGTATTCATCAGTACGGCAAATAACTTGGcagatattttaatcttatgGCTTAGAACACGAAAGTTTCTATTAGCAATTCGTGTAcgggtttttttttggtgttcaCTAACGCTATGTGGCCTACGATAGCGCAAATTATCACTAAGCCCAAAACAAAATCCTGCACACTTACCACCTTACTACATTACCATAAacattttaactataaataaaactgaaaacacatttttttttaagtatattttgtgaGATAACTTTCCAAGCCAACTCTGAAAGAGCTAGCAAAAACCTAAGCATCCATATCCAACTGTACCTACCTACCGTCAAACAAAACTGACCAACTAATACATCGACGCTGTCATAACCGATATCTTCAGACGTATCTCAAGCCGTTACCCGTTTGAAGCCGTCGGGGGCGGGGCGACACCTACTGACTACCTTCAATTATAGTCTAAGAGCgcttattatttagaaattcaaTCGGTAAATACAATAATCGTTTCGCATGACAACGCGATAGCTGTGGACGGACCACTTTCGGTTTTGATCTGACTTAATTAGGTATTAAGAGGCTTATTATTTATGGAACGTGTTCTTTGGAAACGATATTTTTAGATGGAGATGAAATATACTTATAGAAGTTTTGAGTGTAAGAAATTCTTGTAATGCTCTTGCTATTTAAGCCATTCGGCTTTTTGGAAACGTTTGATTTCCATctaattttctttacttaaatagataatgtaaatatgcttatattaaaaaagcaaaagcTTTTTATAATATGGTACCTGCGTAATGTAGTTTGCAGCTGTCTTGGAACCTTCTAACATGTTTAATCCACcatcaaaacaaatgttattacaGGCTAAACCAGGATTGAAATGAAACCCAACAATTCATGCATCcaactaaatatttattccgcccatttacatataaattgataataaatgtCTAGGTATCATCACTAGTCAGCGCTTCACGCTCCAACCATAACTACACTTTGTACTGAACAATTTCTTTTGGCGATCTAACACTATCAATgtaattcatttatatttcaattcaattcacaAACAGTACAATCGTTaacgcaataaaaataaataccaatgcgtatgtaatattaaattattttataaaaatagctgAAGAAATTTTTGGtacgattataattaattacgctacaattatatttaaatacgaatCGACTAAACTACTGAGAAatatgtaacattaaaataaaggaaTACAATAATCACACATTACCATGCCATAACTAGTAGAATATCAGTCGAAAATCATTCAGCTTAGGTAACTCAATACTTGTTGTACGTTATATATAATAGAAACATTAAAACGTTCAAAAACTCCTATTTAAGGGTGAGTTCCAACAACTGTAGaacaatattgaataaaaacgtGATAGTTACATGTAGAAACGTATAAATCAGTTAGGTGAACTTCCCCTTTAGTGTATatgatataaatgtataaaattaacacGATAATACAATTGTATAAACAAGAGTTGCTGTATAGTGTAAGAAGTTTGTGCTGTGTGGGTTATTAAAGTcatcaattttaacttttttgatCATATCAGTTCTTAGCAATGATGAGAATGCATAGttatcttataattatttatagtctactaatatttgttttctatagCCTTAAAAATGGAAGCACTGAGGCGTAAAAATcttagaaaagtttaaaaaccgATGAAGGTGCttgtttaatacaaaaaagatacaaaaaagtattgatGACTTCAAAACCATACAAAAATGACAACAGTTTAAAAACTAGTTAATATATAAAGAAGAACAATACAAGAGACGATTATACGAGTAAACATAAACAGATGTAAACAGTATGAAATTGTTCGTTGGAAATGTTAACCTTAACACCTAGAACTTAagagctataattaaaaaactagcGCGTATGTATGAAAAATATCACTTGGTTATTGGAAAGACTTCAGATATTTGTCAAGATTGGAGTAGAAATTTGATTATTGTGTACTTCTATTATTTGGTATATAATATTGCATTGCTCGGTTGCATATAAAGATCTTATATTAAGTATACCatacaatattgtagaaaatTTTAACGTGATAGAAAAATTCCATGTTTTCTTTGACTATTACCTTTCTATGAGCTGTGAAGACATTGTGGAAGTGAAACAGTGTATTACACAGCAAGTAGTGATGTCTTACTTCCAAAACGTCAACATTCTTGCCTGAGTGGCAAATAGTAAGCACAATTAATGCAATATCGAAAAGAAGAAGATAAATTtagtataaaactttttgaattcaAGAGATCAAATAATAAAGcgattaaatttatattaaatcacaATCACTacaaatggaatatttattaatatagaaaagtaaaaattttagtaaatacagcataataattatttttttattaatattcatcgAAAAAGACTAAAAAAGAAATTGCACTATTAGAAAAGGGAGCAGCTTCATTTTTCCAAAGCTGCATTTTAAAGCCGATTCTCTTAGCATTCTTTTTCTGGCTTTTcagcaaacaatattttaaaaatctaatgtGAATACACTTCTTCCAACAGAAATGGTGgagtcaattgttttaaattgactctgaatacaatttatacaagaccataagaaataataatattacagaagactatttaaaattaactacaTATTGAGCAAAAAAGAACTACTGAGATTTACGAAGACGGCTACAAAAGATAAATATGGTTAAGTAAATATAGTCTTTAACcacataaatataaagtaaaaatatacttgacagttaaaacgaaaatattgtTGATGATTGATTCTATATTATGCAATAGCAATActgtttaaactaaaaaaaactccAAACGAAACgtcgaaaataaaaatccataaaaaaataatgaaaatatgaattgcttataattatatttcttatagTTAGGATGTAATAACTGCGccaatttaatacttttttttaggaATCATTGAAGTAATGACATAAGGCAAACTATGCTTTCGccaataacttaaaaatttcGAGACCAATGTGGGGATTATAGTAAAtaagacacaaaaataaaatgcttagCTAAAACTGTTTcgtacacaaaaatatataagtacaaataaaataaatgtttgttacatgtTACTAATACTTTTGTATGCTTATTAAGTATGTTATGAACAATACAGATATACCGAAACGCTTAAAATAAGGTCAAAGAGACGAGATAGTCATTAAACAGAGGGTTCACACATAGTCTCCGATTTATCGGGAGGAGCTCTTTATAAAAACCGACATTTTTTATTGCACATGAAGTCGCTTATACAACTGCTGTAGCGATgggaatgaaacaaaaaatgtattatattttccaTCTCGTCTTTTTCGTCTTACTCAAGGCTATTGTGGAGTTATAgctgtaaattaatattatatcacTGTTATATGGCCCCGACATAAAAACTAAATGCGTTGTGCGCCAAAGCAAACTTACAAATCacatgaaattaaaactaaatctaataatttgaTTCCACACAAGGAATGATatgcataatataatatattaaaataatgaaatatatcaTGTTATAATAGAATTTAGCTATGAATATACTTCTTGAATACGATAAGCAATGGAATTTTATACGAATCTTTGCTAAGAATATTTTAGCAGGCGttattaaaaaattacgaaTTTCACATTTACACGCCacacacattataattaataatattcaattcatttGCTTCAATTTAACGACGGAAATATTTTGGCTTACtcaattagtattttttggATTTACGATAAACTTCTTTCACATCGCTCGAGCCACAAAAATGTGAACTCCTGTCATACTTCAGCGACCTACTAGCGTATATTTTCAAATTGCACATGCTCTATCAAAACACAGCgcattaaattgtaattataatttaacacaattgtgttgtaaacataatttatgatttagtttatttactgtatttcatttgttaaatACAAATCAGACACCTGACACTATTTGACTCAATAGTatgaaatcttttgttttgttacaaagcTGTCCCTCGCCATTctgttatagttttaattaataaaaattgcacTAAAATCAGAGGTACAAATGCGATAAATCAATGCCGTGACATCACAGCAAATATAACATAGgcacattttattgtttatttagaagGTTTCTGAACAAAATCATGCCATAAGTATTTACTGTTTTCTTAGTAATAATTTACGCCCAAAATCAAAATCGTATGTTATACTATGAGTTAAGTTAAAACTCACtgacaataactttaaaatgaacGGATATCTATTGCGAGTATCTTTTagtttctttgttattttgGATGTTGTTACAAGTTGGCTAAAAACTTTATACCAAGTTCAccaatataaaaaacattaaaccaaACTCGCATCGCGATCTACATTTTTGACAATTAGCTTTGTAACTAGAGTTCAAAACTGACATAAAGACAGTTGGGATTAACAGATGGCAGCACTCtgttacagaaaataaaagtttctgATAACACCCACTAGAGGGCAACCCATTACCGTACATCTACGAAATAAACTCGCATCGGATAAGCTTGTTTACTATACTGTTATTATAAAGTTTCGCTTACTGAGTATTAACAGTGTGACTCCCCGTTCTCGTGGTGGCCTGAGTCGAAGGAGCTGAGATGTCCGAGCCCTTTCGGTGGGATGGGAGGGGGCTTCTCGCTCTCGTCGACGCGAAGAGGTTCCGACATCATTGAGATTATCTCCTCGTAACGTAGCGAGTCTACTGTTAGGTCAAGATCTGTAAAGATGGAAATTTTAACTTTTCGttcagtttaatttaaagtaaattattggTTGATTGTTTAGCATATTCTATATGTGCTACTGCTCGATTTATTGGTAATGTCTTTTGTAAAACGTTTTACaatataagttaaaaagaaatatttaacaaaacctaaaaatatgtCGAACTGtagaaaatagaaaagtttataCAGTCGGCATCATAAGTTAATGGACACAATCAGATTTGGAAAAAAAACCCgctgaaatatatttcaatgacttgttcatttattttgagtagTTACTGGTGTTTTGTAAAATCAAAGTACttgaaaaagattaaaaatccTGGATGATTAAGTAATCTTTTTTAATCCATTGTTTTGGTTTTctgttgcaatttatttttaaactgagtttttagcCACAATGACACACCAAGATTGCccaccttttttaaatacctaaccAAATggaatacttaaatatttagcaGTGATAATGTCATTACCTTTCTGCATCTGCGCGTGTTCATCCGCGTTCCCGTAGTTGTGCGTGTCGACGCTGACGCCGGAGTCGCGCGCGTCGTCCGCAgcgtcgccgccgccgcgcgcgccgcgccgcgggATGGCGGGCGGGGCCTCCGCGCAGCTGCGCTTGTCGCCTG includes these proteins:
- the LOC113502609 gene encoding ubiquitin carboxyl-terminal hydrolase-like; amino-acid sequence: MAVALPMESNPETMNKYLQKLGVSDKWRMVDVIGLEEDALNWVPRPVLAIVLLFPLSDAYEKHRRDQESDLLSKGSQAPKDVFHLKQVLSNVCGTIALVHSVANNTHNIELKDGLLKNYLKEAKGLDATAKGALLENSTAILDAYREIVRSGNEAGAEADEVVNNHFVTFIHKDGHLFELDGRKSFPINHGPTTPERLLEDAAKVCREFIAREPDNIGFNVVALVPSQ